From Pseudomonas sp. LS1212, the proteins below share one genomic window:
- a CDS encoding IS3 family transposase (programmed frameshift), with product MTKQRRSFSAEFKREAADLVLKQNYSYIEASRSLGVGESALRRWVEQVQKERQGVTPLSKALTPEQQKIQELEVRIARLEREKSIPKKGYRALDVGRSRAYALINQLSVHEPIDWLCKVFEVTRSCYYAQRLRRRTPDIERLRLRSRVNELFTESRSAAGSRSILSIMREDGEQLGRFKVRSLMRELDLVSKQPGSHAYKRATVERLDIPNILNREFDVSAPNQVWCGDITYIWAQGKWHYLAVVLDLCARRIVGWALSEKPDAELVIKALDMAYEQRGRPQGLLFHSDQGSQYGSRLFRQRLWRYRMRQSMSRRGNCWDNAPMERVFRSVKTEWIPTMGYRTAQEAQRDISHFLMHRYNWIRPHQFNGGLAPAQAEEKLNVVSGIS from the exons CCTCGTGCTCAAGCAAAACTACAGCTACATCGAAGCCAGTCGTTCACTCGGCGTCGGCGAGTCGGCACTACGCCGCTGGGTTGAGCAGGTTCAGAAGGAGCGCCAAGGTGTCACCCCGCTAAGCAAAGCGCTGACCCCGGAGCAGCAGAAAATCCAGGAACTGGAAGTCCGGATCGCCCGCCTTGAACGGGAAAAATCGATAC CTAAAAAAGGCTACCGCGCTCTTGATGTCGGAAGATCACGAGCGTACGCGCTGATCAATCAGCTTAGCGTCCACGAGCCGATTGATTGGCTGTGCAAAGTGTTTGAAGTCACCCGCTCGTGTTACTACGCCCAGCGTCTCAGGCGCCGGACTCCTGATATTGAGCGGCTTCGGCTGCGCAGTCGGGTCAATGAACTGTTCACAGAAAGTCGTAGTGCTGCGGGCAGCCGCAGCATCTTGTCGATCATGCGTGAAGACGGCGAGCAACTGGGGCGATTTAAGGTACGCAGCTTGATGCGTGAGCTTGACCTCGTGAGCAAACAGCCAGGTTCTCATGCCTATAAACGAGCGACGGTCGAACGGTTGGATATCCCGAACATCTTGAATCGGGAGTTCGATGTCTCGGCCCCCAACCAAGTGTGGTGCGGCGACATCACCTACATTTGGGCCCAAGGGAAATGGCATTATCTGGCTGTTGTGCTAGATCTTTGCGCGCGCCGGATAGTGGGTTGGGCATTGTCGGAAAAGCCGGACGCCGAGCTGGTTATCAAGGCACTGGATATGGCCTATGAGCAACGAGGAAGACCTCAGGGCCTGCTGTTTCACTCGGATCAAGGGTCGCAGTATGGGAGTCGTTTATTTCGCCAGCGGCTGTGGCGTTATCGCATGCGCCAGAGCATGAGCCGCCGGGGTAATTGCTGGGACAATGCGCCGATGGAGCGTGTGTTTCGCAGCGTGAAAACTGAATGGATACCGACCATGGGCTACCGAACTGCTCAAGAAGCCCAGCGCGATATCAGCCATTTCTTGATGCATCGGTACAACTGGATTCGCCCCCATCAATTCAACGGTGGGCTGGCGCCAGCTCAGGCCGAAGAAAAACTTAACGTCGTGTCCGGGATTAGTTGA
- a CDS encoding DUF1289 domain-containing protein, with translation MAKDIENPCISVCQLSGDLCVSCGRTKEDIKKWRRMKRPEKMAAVQRASLRMKGLRKKNA, from the coding sequence GTGGCCAAGGATATCGAAAACCCCTGTATTTCCGTTTGCCAGTTGAGCGGTGACCTGTGTGTGAGTTGTGGCCGCACCAAGGAAGACATCAAAAAATGGAGGCGCATGAAGCGACCCGAAAAGATGGCCGCTGTGCAACGAGCAAGCCTGCGCATGAAGGGTCTGCGAAAAAAGAATGCTTGA
- a CDS encoding DUF3087 domain-containing protein: MFEIKPQNPETYRQQTRRSTLVIALVFIALAMVLSSAAVMLFGVPGGDNFRLNVAGVLAALVLSIVLLRVKFWSQPWMAAAVYGWQLKRSLMSVTNVMHHVKTGVQVSDPAAMKLLRFYHLGVTQMHQLDANSSALSQMVHEIDQHKATMEALGMDTDQPRLDPAWLEAVQKAGAGT; encoded by the coding sequence ATGTTCGAGATCAAACCGCAGAACCCCGAAACCTATCGTCAGCAAACCCGGCGCAGCACCCTGGTCATCGCGCTGGTCTTCATCGCGCTGGCCATGGTGCTGTCCAGCGCTGCCGTGATGCTGTTCGGCGTACCGGGCGGGGATAATTTCCGCTTGAACGTGGCGGGTGTGCTGGCAGCCCTGGTGCTGAGCATTGTGCTGCTGCGGGTGAAGTTCTGGTCGCAGCCGTGGATGGCTGCGGCGGTGTACGGCTGGCAACTCAAGCGCAGCCTGATGAGCGTGACCAATGTCATGCATCACGTCAAAACGGGCGTGCAGGTCAGCGACCCGGCGGCCATGAAACTGTTGCGGTTCTATCACCTGGGCGTCACCCAGATGCACCAGCTGGACGCCAACTCCAGCGCCCTGAGCCAGATGGTGCACGAGATCGACCAGCACAAGGCGACGATGGAGGCGCTGGGGATGGATACCGACCAGCCTCGATTGGACCCGGCCTGGCTTGAGGCCGTGCAGAAGGCGGGTGCGGGGACCTGA
- a CDS encoding DUF3077 domain-containing protein, with the protein MIKIVPDPPLKKPTDPASSPGTIHQTATTPFGSCDAGHAPLFAVCAGIPAEDALVHASLLLRGAFDTAYAACDNAGDNPKKGLLWSTLHSVEMAKALIDALLDGAESGGKQAEPEPTL; encoded by the coding sequence ATGATAAAAATCGTCCCCGACCCACCACTCAAGAAACCCACCGACCCCGCCTCTTCCCCTGGCACCATCCACCAAACCGCCACAACCCCCTTCGGCTCCTGCGACGCAGGCCACGCCCCGCTGTTCGCCGTATGCGCTGGCATCCCCGCCGAAGATGCCCTGGTGCATGCCTCGCTATTGCTTCGGGGCGCATTCGATACCGCCTATGCAGCGTGCGACAACGCCGGTGATAATCCGAAGAAAGGCTTGTTGTGGTCCACCCTGCATTCGGTGGAGATGGCCAAGGCGCTGATTGATGCCTTGCTCGATGGCGCCGAGTCGGGTGGCAAGCAAGCCGAGCCAGAGCCGACGTTATAG
- a CDS encoding LysR substrate-binding domain-containing protein has translation MYQYHKWLRSFHAVARTGSFTLAAEYLSVGQPTISEQVSALEKKFSVELFHRRGRYIEMSSAGRMLYEITQGLFGQEDEALQLLQSFRQRKQGMLRIGAVSPPIAMSLTYALMQQYPDVELETSFTTETGTLDRLYNFDIDVAILALSEFDPRLSTQLYRTCPILAVVRDDHPWANQTQVSVKEITGQRVVLREKGSRTRQLVEEGCKAHGVSLDCAMQLNSREAIVHAVVQGIGIGFVSAVEYADRPGTKAISFVEQPFHISYYLCCLGIRRNRPIISELFDSSTHPEPARGG, from the coding sequence ATGTACCAGTATCATAAGTGGCTGCGCTCCTTCCATGCCGTAGCCAGAACGGGGAGCTTCACCCTGGCCGCCGAGTACCTGAGTGTCGGCCAACCAACCATCAGCGAACAAGTCAGTGCACTGGAAAAAAAGTTCTCGGTGGAGTTATTTCATCGCCGCGGACGATACATCGAAATGAGTTCGGCAGGGCGTATGCTCTATGAAATCACCCAAGGCCTGTTCGGCCAGGAGGACGAGGCCTTGCAATTGTTGCAGAGCTTCCGCCAGCGAAAGCAGGGAATGCTTCGCATCGGTGCCGTATCACCGCCGATTGCCATGAGCCTGACCTATGCTCTCATGCAGCAGTATCCGGACGTCGAGCTGGAGACCTCGTTCACCACTGAAACAGGAACGCTGGACCGTTTGTATAACTTTGATATCGATGTGGCGATTCTGGCACTGTCGGAGTTCGACCCCCGCTTGAGCACGCAGCTATATCGAACCTGTCCGATTTTGGCTGTGGTTCGCGATGACCACCCGTGGGCGAACCAGACGCAGGTCAGTGTCAAGGAAATCACCGGTCAACGTGTAGTACTGCGCGAGAAAGGTTCGCGCACCCGGCAGCTGGTAGAAGAAGGCTGTAAGGCACACGGTGTCAGCCTGGACTGCGCCATGCAGCTCAACAGTCGGGAGGCTATCGTCCATGCTGTCGTTCAAGGAATAGGCATCGGCTTCGTATCAGCGGTTGAGTATGCCGACAGACCCGGTACCAAGGCGATCTCATTCGTTGAACAACCTTTCCATATCAGCTATTACCTTTGCTGCCTTGGAATACGTCGTAATCGGCCGATTATTTCAGAGCTCTTCGATTCCAGCACCCACCCGGAGCCAGCGCGGGGAGGGTAG
- a CDS encoding OprD family porin: MTTRPHRYLKTALCVALAPCAPSAFADFVGDGKAALELRNFYYSRDFRDGTPSQSKREEWAQGFILNLQSGFTEGKVGFGLDAIAMLGLKLDSSPDRTGTGLLPRGTDKRAEDDYSKLSLTAKARLAKSELRIGGLNPVLALMSSNNSRLLPQVFNGGQLVSRDIDALTVTLGRVDSVKQRDSSNSEDLTATSQFGGYSTKVSSDHYTYAGLDYQVMPNLILSYHVGELEDIFRRDYVGLKLNAPLGAGKVFAEMRYFDARESGRKLVGEVDNRTFSSNFGYSLAGHTLSAGYQKGWGDTAFAYIAGTDTYLFGEMLVSTFSLANERALYAGYGYDFATMGVPGLTFNLRYVKGDDVDPANINTSKAAELRALGEEGHEWERSTDITYVVQSGPLKNFSLRWRNATNRSNYADSADENRLIASYVINF; encoded by the coding sequence ATGACAACAAGACCTCATCGCTACCTCAAAACAGCCCTTTGCGTTGCCCTTGCGCCATGCGCGCCCTCTGCATTCGCTGACTTTGTCGGTGATGGTAAAGCTGCACTCGAACTGCGGAACTTCTACTACAGCCGAGACTTTCGGGATGGAACACCGAGCCAATCGAAACGGGAGGAGTGGGCACAAGGCTTCATATTGAACCTGCAATCGGGGTTCACCGAGGGGAAGGTTGGCTTCGGCTTGGATGCAATCGCAATGCTGGGCCTCAAGCTTGATTCCAGTCCTGACAGGACTGGAACCGGGCTTCTACCGCGGGGAACGGACAAGCGCGCAGAAGACGACTACTCCAAGCTGTCTTTGACTGCAAAGGCTCGATTGGCCAAGAGCGAGCTGCGCATCGGCGGGTTGAATCCGGTCCTTGCGCTGATGTCTTCGAACAACAGCCGCCTGTTGCCTCAGGTCTTCAATGGTGGGCAGTTGGTATCCCGTGACATCGATGCTCTGACGGTTACGCTGGGACGCGTCGATTCGGTCAAGCAACGCGACTCTTCCAATTCCGAAGATCTTACGGCTACGTCTCAATTCGGGGGATATTCCACCAAGGTCAGCAGTGACCACTACACTTATGCCGGGCTCGATTACCAGGTGATGCCCAATCTCATCCTGTCCTACCACGTAGGCGAGCTTGAGGATATCTTCCGACGGGATTACGTCGGGCTGAAGCTCAATGCTCCGTTGGGTGCTGGTAAGGTGTTTGCAGAAATGCGCTACTTCGATGCCAGGGAAAGCGGCCGCAAGCTGGTTGGTGAGGTTGACAACAGAACCTTCAGTAGCAATTTCGGCTACAGCCTGGCAGGGCACACATTGAGTGCTGGTTATCAGAAGGGATGGGGCGATACCGCCTTTGCTTACATAGCGGGTACCGACACCTACCTGTTCGGTGAAATGCTGGTGAGCACGTTTTCCCTGGCCAATGAACGAGCCTTGTATGCCGGCTACGGTTATGACTTTGCGACAATGGGAGTCCCCGGCCTGACCTTCAACCTGCGTTACGTCAAGGGCGATGATGTGGACCCTGCCAATATCAACACCAGTAAGGCCGCAGAGCTGCGTGCCCTTGGGGAGGAGGGGCACGAATGGGAGCGCAGTACGGATATCACCTACGTCGTTCAATCCGGGCCGCTGAAGAATTTTTCACTCCGCTGGCGCAACGCCACAAACCGTTCGAATTACGCTGACAGCGCCGACGAGAACAGGCTGATCGCCAGCTATGTGATCAACTTTTAG
- the phnX gene encoding phosphonoacetaldehyde hydrolase — translation MQYKQPTQLKAVVLDWAGTVVDFGSFAPTQIFVEAFAEFGVAVSLEEARGPMGMGKWDHIRTLCNQPQIAERYRAAFDRLPTDDDVTALYERFMPLQIEKIALHSALIPGALDAIAALRGKGLKIGSCSGYPAVVMEKVVELARQNGYVADHVVATDEVPNGRPHPAQALANVIALGIDDVAACVKVDDTWPGILEGRSAGMWTVALTCSGNALGLTFDQYKALSEEQLTQERARIAQMFEGSRPHYLIDTITDLPAVIDDINQRLARGEVPQAC, via the coding sequence ATGCAATACAAGCAACCCACCCAACTGAAAGCTGTAGTCCTGGACTGGGCGGGCACCGTCGTCGACTTCGGTTCCTTCGCGCCAACCCAGATTTTCGTCGAAGCTTTCGCTGAGTTCGGTGTCGCCGTCTCCCTGGAAGAGGCTCGCGGCCCGATGGGCATGGGCAAGTGGGACCACATCCGCACCCTATGCAACCAACCGCAAATCGCTGAACGCTACCGTGCCGCCTTCGACCGCCTGCCGACCGATGATGACGTCACTGCTCTCTACGAGCGCTTCATGCCGCTTCAGATCGAGAAGATCGCCCTGCATTCGGCACTGATCCCTGGCGCTCTCGACGCAATTGCCGCCTTGCGCGGCAAGGGCCTGAAGATCGGCTCCTGCTCCGGTTACCCGGCAGTGGTGATGGAGAAAGTGGTAGAGCTGGCTCGCCAGAATGGCTACGTCGCCGACCACGTAGTGGCCACCGACGAAGTGCCCAATGGCCGCCCGCACCCAGCCCAGGCCCTGGCCAATGTGATCGCTTTGGGTATCGACGACGTGGCTGCCTGCGTGAAGGTCGATGACACCTGGCCAGGGATCCTCGAGGGTCGCAGCGCTGGCATGTGGACTGTCGCGCTGACCTGTTCCGGTAACGCCCTGGGCCTGACTTTTGATCAGTACAAGGCTCTGTCAGAGGAGCAGCTGACGCAAGAGCGCGCACGCATCGCTCAGATGTTCGAAGGCTCGCGCCCGCACTACCTGATCGACACGATCACCGACCTGCCGGCGGTGATCGACGACATCAACCAGCGGCTGGCTCGCGGTGAGGTACCGCAGGCCTGCTGA
- a CDS encoding MFS transporter gives MNRADTLSGLAVPTSSFRVAQWRMLLAAMFCYLFFYTGRQTFGFAIPGIQAEFGLTKETLGWASAAMLWAYAIGQAINGNLADKFGGRRIMSLGAVLSCGANWVTSFAGGLVSLILPWGINGYFQALGWAPGSRLLSNWWSAGERGKVYGFYVFAAGCASILSYVTSIVVLEVLQLEWRWIFRLPVLLMLAGGILFYLVARERPQDLGFEPLADTGVANADDKDKEVAHGEVETSAQRYKAVLKNFRLIIAAVSLGFQNAARYGLIVWVPVHFLGADWKSGDSFIDPKWITVALPVGMAIGALSNGWVSDKLFGSKRYLAIMLYMFLGALTSLWMWSLPAHSGIGLVALFLCGFFVYGPASSFWALCPDLVGAKRAGTATGVMNFASYLFAGLAEPLIGSMLDSTGNTSLIFIVVTAACLSSAAVALFIRR, from the coding sequence ATGAATCGTGCCGATACCCTGTCTGGCCTTGCAGTACCCACCTCATCGTTCCGTGTGGCCCAGTGGCGGATGCTTCTGGCCGCCATGTTCTGTTACTTGTTTTTCTACACCGGTCGTCAGACCTTCGGTTTTGCCATTCCGGGCATCCAGGCCGAGTTTGGCTTGACCAAGGAAACGCTCGGCTGGGCATCGGCTGCCATGCTCTGGGCGTACGCCATTGGCCAGGCAATCAACGGTAACCTGGCCGACAAGTTCGGCGGCCGACGCATCATGAGTCTGGGTGCCGTGCTGTCGTGTGGCGCCAACTGGGTGACGAGCTTCGCCGGCGGCCTTGTCAGCCTGATCTTGCCCTGGGGTATCAACGGCTACTTCCAGGCACTGGGCTGGGCGCCGGGCAGTCGCCTGCTGTCCAATTGGTGGAGCGCTGGCGAGCGCGGCAAGGTTTATGGCTTTTACGTGTTCGCAGCCGGTTGTGCGTCGATTCTTTCTTACGTTACTTCGATCGTCGTTCTCGAAGTGTTGCAGCTGGAGTGGCGCTGGATCTTCCGTTTGCCGGTTCTGCTGATGCTGGCCGGTGGCATCCTCTTCTACCTGGTTGCCCGTGAACGCCCGCAAGACCTTGGCTTCGAACCACTCGCCGACACCGGTGTTGCCAACGCCGATGACAAAGATAAAGAAGTGGCCCATGGGGAAGTGGAAACTTCCGCGCAACGCTACAAGGCGGTACTGAAGAACTTCCGACTGATCATCGCCGCCGTATCCCTGGGGTTCCAGAACGCCGCCCGCTACGGCCTGATCGTCTGGGTGCCGGTTCACTTTCTGGGTGCCGATTGGAAGAGCGGTGACAGCTTCATCGACCCCAAGTGGATCACCGTTGCCCTGCCGGTTGGTATGGCGATCGGCGCTCTGAGCAATGGTTGGGTTTCCGACAAGTTGTTCGGCTCCAAGCGCTACCTGGCGATCATGCTTTACATGTTCCTTGGTGCGCTGACCAGTCTGTGGATGTGGAGCCTTCCTGCCCATAGCGGCATCGGCCTGGTGGCGCTGTTCCTGTGTGGTTTCTTCGTCTACGGGCCTGCTTCCAGCTTCTGGGCACTGTGCCCTGATCTGGTCGGCGCGAAACGGGCCGGGACCGCGACAGGGGTGATGAACTTCGCTTCCTACCTGTTTGCCGGTCTTGCCGAACCCCTGATCGGCAGCATGCTCGACAGCACTGGGAATACCTCGTTGATATTCATCGTGGTAACCGCCGCCTGCCTGTCCAGCGCCGCGGTCGCGCTATTTATCAGACGTTGA
- the psrA gene encoding iron-containing alcohol dehydrogenase PsrA: MTARFHNPVDTRFGCGSLQQLVSLTEDQKVALVTFPEARGLGLVDRIQDLLGERLVYLVEDVQPNPDVAQLRSTYERFWREAGDCQTVIAVGGGSAIDTAKALIVGTETGSFDELLSLLATGKPFVPARSKALIAAPTTAGTGSEVTPWATIWDSVSQKKYSLHLDSTWPTVAIVDPELMLTVPAGVTVSTGLDALSHALESIWNVNANPISDNFAISAIEDILECLPKLHRDLSDRELRSRMALAALKAGMAFSNTKTALAHSISYEMTLRHGLPHGIACSFTLPLVLGLAWGRDEARDRTLQRVFGNDLAKAQAQLREFLHSLQVKTEFNDYGVTAKEAEEIIEFAMQGARGKNFIGSRAA; this comes from the coding sequence ATGACTGCTCGTTTCCACAATCCGGTTGACACGCGCTTCGGCTGCGGCAGCCTCCAGCAGCTTGTCTCCCTCACCGAAGACCAGAAGGTAGCCCTGGTGACCTTCCCCGAGGCCCGCGGGCTGGGCTTGGTTGATCGTATCCAGGACCTGTTGGGCGAGCGCTTGGTGTACCTGGTCGAGGATGTCCAGCCCAATCCGGATGTCGCCCAGTTGCGCAGTACCTACGAACGCTTCTGGCGCGAGGCTGGCGACTGCCAGACTGTCATCGCCGTGGGCGGTGGCAGCGCTATCGACACGGCCAAGGCGCTGATCGTTGGCACCGAAACGGGCAGCTTCGACGAACTGCTGTCCTTGTTGGCTACTGGCAAGCCCTTCGTCCCGGCTCGCAGTAAAGCGCTGATCGCGGCGCCGACTACTGCCGGTACTGGGAGCGAAGTTACCCCTTGGGCCACCATCTGGGACTCTGTCAGCCAGAAGAAGTATTCGCTGCATCTGGACAGTACCTGGCCCACGGTAGCCATAGTCGACCCGGAATTGATGCTGACTGTACCTGCCGGCGTTACTGTCTCGACCGGGCTGGATGCACTGTCTCATGCACTGGAATCGATCTGGAACGTCAATGCCAACCCCATCTCGGACAATTTCGCGATTTCGGCCATCGAGGACATCCTCGAATGCTTGCCGAAGCTGCATCGTGACCTGTCTGACCGGGAGCTGCGTTCGCGGATGGCGTTGGCCGCGCTCAAGGCCGGAATGGCCTTTTCCAACACCAAGACTGCGCTGGCCCACTCCATCTCCTACGAAATGACCCTGCGCCATGGGCTGCCCCATGGCATCGCCTGCTCCTTCACCCTGCCGCTGGTCCTTGGCCTGGCCTGGGGCCGCGACGAAGCGCGCGACCGGACCCTGCAACGGGTGTTCGGCAATGACCTGGCCAAGGCCCAGGCCCAGCTGCGCGAGTTCCTTCACAGCCTCCAGGTGAAGACGGAGTTCAACGATTATGGCGTGACGGCCAAGGAAGCCGAGGAGATCATTGAGTTCGCCATGCAGGGCGCACGCGGCAAGAACTTCATCGGCTCGCGAGCCGCCTAG
- a CDS encoding LysR substrate-binding domain-containing protein has translation MTISHAQLKAFHAVAINGSFTRAAEQLCLSQPAVSDQVRKLEDYYGVMVFYRDKRQVRLTEVGERLFGLTQRLFDISIDAHDMLMDYRTLSTGTLNLAVDAPVHVLPYVARFCTRYPGVDVKVETANTDEVLMRLFGHQADIALLGRSIDDDRLLSLHLRSDPMLAFVAHDHPWAQRESICLADLDNTPLVLREQGSVTRLSLEEEMATAGLRIRKVIEVEGREAAREAVAIGMGVGVVSAAELGSDSRVRGLPIVDCQRCFTETLVCLRAQSSRRILTTFFDMVREGLVE, from the coding sequence ATGACGATTTCCCACGCACAACTCAAGGCCTTCCACGCCGTAGCAATCAATGGCAGCTTCACTCGGGCGGCCGAGCAGCTCTGCCTGTCCCAGCCAGCGGTGTCTGACCAGGTGCGCAAGCTCGAGGATTACTACGGGGTGATGGTGTTCTACCGCGACAAGCGCCAGGTGCGCCTGACTGAGGTGGGCGAGCGGTTGTTCGGCCTGACCCAGCGCCTGTTCGATATCAGCATCGATGCCCACGACATGCTGATGGACTACCGCACCCTGTCGACGGGAACCTTGAACCTGGCCGTGGATGCGCCTGTGCACGTTTTGCCCTATGTCGCACGCTTCTGCACCCGTTACCCCGGCGTCGATGTGAAGGTTGAGACCGCCAATACCGATGAGGTCCTGATGCGGTTGTTCGGCCATCAGGCAGACATTGCCCTGCTGGGGCGCAGCATCGATGACGACCGCCTGCTTTCGCTGCACCTGCGCAGCGATCCCATGCTCGCCTTCGTCGCGCATGACCATCCCTGGGCGCAGCGCGAATCAATCTGCCTCGCCGATCTGGACAACACGCCCCTTGTTCTGCGCGAACAGGGCTCGGTAACGCGACTGTCCCTGGAGGAGGAGATGGCAACGGCGGGCTTGCGCATCCGCAAGGTGATCGAGGTGGAGGGGCGCGAAGCGGCGCGCGAAGCCGTGGCGATCGGCATGGGTGTCGGCGTCGTCTCGGCGGCCGAACTGGGCTCTGATTCTCGGGTTCGTGGCTTGCCGATCGTCGACTGTCAGCGGTGCTTCACCGAGACATTGGTCTGCCTGCGCGCGCAGAGCTCCCGGCGTATCCTGACGACCTTTTTCGACATGGTTCGGGAGGGGCTGGTTGAGTGA
- a CDS encoding Rid family hydrolase, translated as MEIERFAAVKRRSEMVQYDNHLYIGGQVAADLSGDIEAQTQEVLANIEQLLLSVGSNRKRACG; from the coding sequence ATGGAAATTGAACGCTTCGCAGCGGTAAAACGCCGTTCGGAAATGGTCCAGTACGACAACCACCTCTACATCGGTGGCCAGGTCGCCGCTGACCTCAGTGGTGATATCGAAGCACAGACGCAGGAGGTGCTCGCCAACATCGAGCAGCTGCTGCTCAGTGTTGGCAGCAACCGCAAGCGGGCCTGCGGCTGA
- a CDS encoding FAD-dependent oxidoreductase: MRPYWLDQALKNQPATPCPPLRQNTRADVCIVGGGYTGLWTAIMLKEQNPDLDVVIVEADICGAGASGRNGGCALSWSAKYFTLERLFGRAEAVRLVKASEDSIRAIGDFCQQYAVDADYRLDGTLYTATNRAQQGATDAVVAALERNGINSFSRCPLPDLQRMAGSARHIEGWFSPAAASVQPGKLVRGLRRVALELGVRIYEGSPMTGLEQGLPAIVNTPNGQVVANRVVLAINAWMARAFPQFSRSVAIVSSDMIITEPRPDLLKRIGLTSGVTVLDSRIFVHYYHNTPDGRIMLGKGGNTFAYGGRILPVFDQPSPYEGLLRNTLAEFFPDFADVGIAATWNGPSDRSVTGLPFFGRMGASSNIFYGFGYSGSGVGPCHMGGQILSSLVLGLDNPWTRSPLVQGPLGNFPPEPIRYLGSLMVRNAIRRKEHAEDHNRRPRRLDVRLAKFAAAAGKADKG, translated from the coding sequence ATGCGACCCTACTGGCTCGACCAAGCCCTGAAGAACCAACCCGCCACGCCCTGCCCGCCGCTGCGGCAGAACACCCGCGCCGATGTCTGCATCGTCGGTGGTGGCTACACCGGCTTGTGGACGGCAATCATGCTCAAGGAACAGAACCCCGACCTGGATGTGGTGATAGTCGAAGCCGACATCTGCGGTGCCGGTGCCAGTGGGCGCAACGGCGGCTGCGCACTGTCCTGGTCAGCCAAGTACTTCACCCTTGAGCGGCTGTTCGGTCGAGCCGAAGCGGTGCGCCTGGTGAAGGCCTCGGAAGACAGCATCAGGGCCATCGGCGACTTCTGTCAGCAGTACGCCGTGGATGCCGACTATCGCCTCGACGGCACCCTTTATACCGCAACCAACCGGGCACAGCAGGGTGCGACCGATGCCGTGGTCGCGGCCCTGGAGCGCAACGGCATCAACTCCTTCTCCAGGTGCCCGCTGCCCGACCTGCAGCGCATGGCCGGCTCGGCCCGGCACATCGAAGGCTGGTTCTCGCCAGCGGCTGCCAGCGTGCAGCCGGGTAAACTGGTACGTGGACTGCGCCGGGTCGCACTGGAACTTGGCGTGCGTATCTACGAAGGCTCGCCGATGACCGGCCTGGAACAAGGGCTGCCGGCCATCGTCAACACGCCGAACGGGCAAGTCGTCGCCAATCGCGTGGTGTTGGCCATCAACGCCTGGATGGCGCGTGCCTTTCCACAGTTCTCGCGCTCGGTAGCCATCGTCTCCAGCGACATGATCATCACCGAGCCGCGGCCTGACCTGCTCAAGCGAATCGGTTTGACCAGCGGGGTCACCGTACTCGACTCGCGGATTTTCGTGCACTACTACCACAACACCCCGGACGGCCGGATCATGCTCGGTAAAGGTGGCAACACCTTCGCTTACGGCGGCCGCATCCTGCCGGTGTTCGACCAGCCATCGCCCTACGAAGGGTTGTTGCGCAACACCCTGGCGGAGTTCTTTCCGGACTTTGCCGATGTCGGTATCGCCGCCACCTGGAATGGCCCCTCCGATCGCTCGGTCACGGGCCTGCCGTTCTTCGGCCGTATGGGCGCAAGCAGCAACATCTTCTATGGCTTCGGCTACTCCGGCAGTGGCGTCGGCCCCTGCCATATGGGTGGGCAGATCCTTTCCTCGCTGGTGCTGGGCCTGGACAACCCCTGGACGCGCTCGCCGCTGGTGCAAGGTCCGCTCGGCAATTTCCCACCGGAGCCAATCCGCTACTTGGGTTCCCTGATGGTGCGCAACGCCATTCGCCGCAAGGAGCATGCCGAGGACCACAACCGACGCCCGCGGCGACTGGATGTGCGCCTGGCAAAATTCGCCGCGGCCGCCGGCAAGGCGGACAAGGGGTAA